From the genome of Leptolyngbya sp. NIES-2104, one region includes:
- a CDS encoding helix-turn-helix transcriptional regulator, which translates to MATNDSTPETSDVLLGWEAFTELWNTDIPKVSDWIERAETCLITLLKAKDVTDVNLSSELKLCKTRLESAKPLIDGVFTLFQSLEKPPELKERSSLIAKQVESINKKITSLSRQLEEVSDSTIASAPKAGRLFRAKTFHSLPTSAPMISSLASQMRRDLWQERDGVSVFEKRSKSNPQNYIEHYISGPGDISLLPWDAAEKIINQFGFNTVRLQLLLAAHAMNLAEPWNGSFTLSGEDLLKDLGWNNRKDISLSKKLSELVNCAFALDCLLVKVEWKEGQPTKRGMEVTVETSRMWNIAISATGQKNLLTGELEDIQKAEFQIRPGAWTEKFLNRGGAKAREALYQFGYLAQNVLSIDPYHNELALRLAIHLSVESRIHQSGGYRVRTLLESVLVGYENKIIQAQRDRDKARDLMNQWNEALKTFLRIGWLIEFDESYPEILRPDSKARRPKGYLEMLLESKLTIQPSDPIPNLLSRIQASRSTRQSLPKPRSLPSASQPLTGDQVRAARKSQKWSQAKLAGLLNISQPLISQIEAGTREPTPEIEAGLRKLLSL; encoded by the coding sequence ATGGCAACAAATGACTCTACCCCTGAAACATCAGATGTCTTATTGGGTTGGGAGGCATTCACAGAGCTTTGGAATACTGACATTCCTAAAGTTTCAGATTGGATTGAGCGAGCCGAAACTTGCTTGATCACGCTTCTCAAAGCAAAAGACGTAACTGATGTTAACCTCAGCAGCGAACTGAAGCTGTGCAAAACGCGCTTAGAATCTGCAAAACCCCTGATTGATGGAGTTTTCACACTCTTTCAATCCCTGGAGAAGCCACCCGAACTGAAAGAGCGATCATCTCTCATTGCCAAACAAGTCGAAAGCATCAACAAGAAAATCACTTCTTTGAGTCGCCAACTCGAAGAAGTTTCTGATTCTACGATCGCCAGCGCTCCAAAAGCAGGTCGGCTTTTTCGCGCCAAAACCTTTCATTCACTGCCCACAAGCGCACCAATGATCAGTTCACTAGCATCTCAAATGCGACGTGACCTGTGGCAAGAGCGAGATGGTGTTTCAGTTTTTGAGAAGCGATCGAAGAGCAATCCTCAGAACTACATCGAGCATTACATTTCGGGTCCTGGAGATATCTCTCTGCTTCCGTGGGATGCCGCCGAAAAAATCATCAACCAATTTGGCTTCAACACGGTCAGATTGCAATTGCTGCTTGCAGCTCACGCGATGAATCTGGCAGAACCCTGGAATGGCTCCTTTACCCTTTCTGGTGAAGATCTCCTTAAAGATCTCGGCTGGAACAATCGAAAAGATATTTCACTCAGCAAGAAGCTTTCTGAGTTGGTGAACTGTGCTTTCGCGCTAGACTGCCTACTCGTCAAGGTTGAGTGGAAAGAAGGACAGCCCACAAAACGCGGAATGGAAGTCACCGTTGAGACTTCCAGAATGTGGAATATCGCCATCAGTGCAACCGGACAGAAGAATCTTCTAACGGGTGAATTGGAAGATATTCAGAAAGCTGAATTTCAAATCCGCCCTGGTGCCTGGACAGAGAAGTTTCTGAATCGTGGTGGCGCGAAAGCAAGAGAAGCACTTTATCAATTTGGGTATCTCGCTCAAAATGTTCTCTCGATCGATCCATATCACAACGAGCTTGCTTTACGATTAGCCATTCATCTCAGCGTAGAGAGCAGAATTCATCAATCTGGAGGCTATCGAGTCCGAACTTTACTAGAGTCTGTCCTAGTAGGGTACGAGAACAAAATCATCCAGGCTCAACGCGATCGCGACAAAGCCCGCGATTTAATGAACCAATGGAACGAAGCCTTGAAGACTTTTCTCAGAATTGGATGGTTAATCGAGTTTGACGAGAGTTACCCAGAGATTCTTAGACCCGACAGCAAAGCTCGCAGACCAAAAGGCTACCTAGAGATGTTATTGGAAAGCAAGCTGACAATTCAGCCATCCGACCCAATTCCAAACTTACTCTCCAGAATCCAAGCCAGTCGAAGTACACGCCAGAGCTTGCCTAAACCTCGATCGCTCCCCAGCGCAAGCCAACCTCTCACGGGCGACCAGGTTCGTGCTGCTCGCAAAAGCCAGAAATGGAGTCAGGCGAAGTTAGCGGGGCTGTTAAACATTTCACAACCGCTGATCTCACAAATCGAAGCTGGAACCCGCGAACCGACTCCAGAAATTGAGGCAGGACTCAGAAAACTCCTCAGTCTCTAA
- a CDS encoding nuclear transport factor 2 family protein, whose protein sequence is MRSSHLILVTAGLCATLIGVSTALIHFNQESARDQTSELSPSPAPLPSIASTARPSIEDFVSRYFEALDEHDFDTAYAFLSPAWGIERGKFQRYWEQFKAGSIQAEILNISQSSAQSVIVVLRWSGNNAGKTVKVRLRCSLRTTPTSYRIDRCK, encoded by the coding sequence ATGCGTTCTTCTCATTTGATTTTGGTAACAGCAGGACTTTGTGCTACGTTAATTGGAGTCAGTACTGCCTTGATTCATTTCAATCAAGAATCTGCTCGCGATCAAACTTCAGAATTGTCTCCCTCTCCGGCTCCACTACCCTCAATTGCGTCCACTGCTCGACCGTCGATCGAGGACTTTGTGAGTCGATATTTTGAAGCCTTGGATGAACATGATTTTGATACGGCTTATGCTTTTCTATCGCCAGCTTGGGGCATTGAGCGTGGGAAGTTTCAGCGCTACTGGGAGCAATTTAAAGCAGGCTCAATTCAAGCTGAGATTTTGAACATCTCTCAGTCCTCTGCTCAATCTGTGATCGTCGTGTTGCGCTGGAGCGGTAACAATGCTGGAAAAACGGTGAAAGTGAGGCTCCGGTGTTCACTCCGTACAACTCCAACCAGTTATCGCATCGATCGGTGTAAGTAA
- a CDS encoding ParM/StbA family protein: MSNYQIFVDLGLSGTKAGFIDRSICHSYLCPPKVADLTPSELQILRDQGDQYGGGLESGAYLQLGESAYALASDAEGRPNKTTAMLRKSALANLRILGAIGEMAYRFKTTHLAIDVGVALPFDEYLCDQAALIEILSKTKSFVYRGQQITLEIQTMKVLPEGAGLVQWRKMQAAQNNEPADQTYVVVMIGYRDLTFLLFREGKPPTGEPSGSVKFGYLEFLQSIARGMCKPENPFLYDALLRNADTVAFPDQPGKVFSLKERRQKSEDFYWEQIRHHLSDKFAALNFPRYEVLIGGGTALTLLRPHLANYLETLPGATVNWLPALTHEITRVFKDIQLEADQIRFGDCYGGAKWLAVRSAHSAKKAVGRVS; encoded by the coding sequence ATGAGCAATTATCAGATTTTCGTTGATTTAGGTTTATCAGGAACAAAGGCAGGATTTATCGATAGAAGCATCTGCCATAGCTATCTGTGTCCGCCCAAAGTGGCAGATTTGACACCTTCTGAACTGCAAATTCTTCGTGATCAAGGCGACCAATATGGAGGCGGTTTGGAGTCCGGTGCATATCTTCAGCTTGGCGAATCGGCTTACGCGCTCGCCTCGGACGCAGAAGGACGACCAAACAAAACGACTGCCATGCTACGAAAAAGTGCTTTAGCGAACCTACGGATTTTGGGAGCGATCGGAGAAATGGCATACCGCTTCAAAACGACTCATTTAGCGATCGACGTTGGCGTAGCGCTACCCTTTGATGAATATCTGTGTGACCAAGCCGCGCTGATAGAAATTCTTTCTAAAACTAAATCGTTCGTCTATCGAGGACAACAGATCACCTTAGAGATTCAGACGATGAAGGTGCTACCAGAAGGCGCAGGATTAGTTCAGTGGCGCAAAATGCAGGCTGCTCAGAACAATGAGCCAGCCGATCAAACCTATGTAGTTGTCATGATTGGATACAGAGACCTAACGTTTTTGCTGTTTCGAGAAGGCAAACCTCCAACTGGAGAGCCAAGCGGCTCAGTCAAGTTTGGTTATCTAGAATTCCTTCAGTCGATCGCGCGAGGAATGTGCAAGCCAGAAAATCCATTTCTCTACGATGCACTTCTACGAAACGCAGATACAGTCGCATTTCCAGATCAGCCTGGTAAAGTCTTCTCACTCAAAGAGCGACGACAAAAATCGGAAGATTTCTATTGGGAGCAGATTCGACATCATTTAAGCGACAAATTCGCAGCGCTCAATTTTCCTCGATATGAAGTGTTGATTGGAGGTGGAACTGCATTGACGTTGTTACGTCCGCATCTGGCAAACTACCTGGAAACGCTACCGGGAGCAACGGTGAATTGGTTGCCAGCGCTGACGCATGAAATTACCAGAGTTTTCAAAGATATTCAGTTAGAAGCAGACCAGATAAGGTTTGGGGACTGCTATGGTGGCGCAAAGTGGTTAGCGGTTCGGAGCGCTCATTCAGCTAAGAAAGCGGTGGGGAGAGTTTCATGA
- a CDS encoding response regulator transcription factor: MANILIIEDDVAIADTIRACVQNAGHTYQIANCGESGLKLCQQMEPNLIILDLGLPDIDGLKVCENIRQNQTPYNPFILMLTARVEDDDLEIGVSMGADDYLRKPFSPKELKSRIYALLRRDVRLSETALSQKLICSARLRIDQERGEVFVRSSFSNPWKRVTNLSDRQVKLLALMAKHPGRTWEFETLIAHFWRDADGDDKRQAIHSCVSKLRTSLRESGGIGEKHPFIKNVANEGYKFRDEKI, from the coding sequence ATGGCAAACATACTCATCATTGAGGACGACGTTGCTATCGCTGATACGATCCGAGCCTGCGTCCAGAATGCGGGTCACACTTACCAAATTGCGAACTGTGGAGAGTCTGGACTGAAGTTATGCCAGCAAATGGAACCAAATTTAATCATTCTCGATCTTGGACTGCCCGACATTGATGGATTGAAAGTTTGTGAAAATATTCGACAAAATCAAACCCCATATAATCCATTCATTCTGATGCTTACTGCTCGTGTGGAAGACGACGACCTTGAAATTGGAGTATCGATGGGAGCCGACGATTATTTAAGAAAACCATTTAGTCCAAAAGAACTAAAATCGCGAATCTATGCGCTGTTGAGGCGTGATGTACGGCTTAGTGAAACAGCACTGTCACAAAAACTAATTTGTTCTGCTCGACTGCGTATTGATCAAGAAAGAGGTGAGGTATTTGTGCGATCATCCTTCTCCAATCCCTGGAAGAGGGTCACAAACCTGAGCGATCGACAAGTCAAGTTACTGGCACTCATGGCAAAACATCCTGGTCGAACTTGGGAATTCGAGACTTTGATTGCTCACTTCTGGAGAGATGCAGATGGCGATGACAAACGGCAAGCAATTCACTCTTGCGTCAGTAAGCTTCGTACAAGCCTACGCGAATCTGGAGGCATAGGCGAAAAACACCCATTCATCAAAAACGTTGCCAATGAAGGGTATAAATTCAGAGATGAAAAAATCTAG
- a CDS encoding Uma2 family endonuclease has protein sequence MIQAIPKPFTFEEFVAWYPENGRYELIDGIVVETQPTGPHEDVTEFVSTALTLEANRLKLPYKFPRRALVKAPSWNTGYLPDVLVINKEALASEPLWQREATITQGASIRLVVEVVSTNWETDYARKLEDYEDMNIAEYWVVDHMALGGKKYIGFPKRPTISVYQLVDGEYQVQRFRGSDPCGICEAARIISPTFKELQLTAEQVFAAGG, from the coding sequence ATGATTCAAGCCATTCCTAAGCCGTTTACGTTTGAAGAATTCGTCGCGTGGTATCCCGAAAACGGACGCTACGAGCTAATTGATGGAATTGTTGTCGAGACGCAACCCACCGGACCGCACGAAGATGTCACTGAATTTGTTTCAACCGCGCTCACCCTGGAAGCGAATCGGCTGAAACTGCCCTACAAATTCCCCCGACGCGCACTGGTCAAAGCCCCTAGCTGGAATACGGGTTATCTGCCTGATGTCTTAGTTATTAACAAAGAGGCATTGGCAAGCGAACCCCTATGGCAGCGTGAAGCCACGATCACGCAAGGCGCTTCAATTCGATTAGTCGTAGAAGTAGTCAGTACAAATTGGGAAACCGATTACGCTCGGAAACTGGAAGATTACGAGGATATGAATATCGCTGAGTACTGGGTCGTTGACCACATGGCTCTGGGTGGTAAGAAATACATCGGTTTTCCAAAACGCCCCACAATTTCGGTCTACCAACTCGTTGACGGAGAATACCAGGTGCAGCGATTTCGCGGCAGCGACCCTTGCGGTATCTGCGAAGCAGCGCGCATTATCTCCCCAACGTTCAAAGAGCTACAGTTAACGGCTGAACAAGTCTTTGCGGCTGGAGGGTGA
- the mobF gene encoding MobF family relaxase translates to MLSLSNVSPEMGTSYYAGEGYYTNGESQQRSRWFGKLAATLDLKGAIDPKVFDRLLHGCAPSGEILVDKSRLHKQQENAKATGQFVPVERGAIDCTTSAPKSVSMQALVFGDSRLEEAHRRANDRTMQVLENRCAITRLRKSGERMAIVTGKLLIAQFDHDASRLLDPSLHTHNLPLNLQELADGRWQSLENEPIFANKMLMGRIYRNELAREVQALGYEIEITDQTHGFWELKGYDLLKLEQFSKRAQQIKQAAGPNASSRDKEWIATHSNRAKKQEIPREELVRRWQEEAIAVGITPVQPKESAVIQSVATEAETKIAVCCGIAHCAERESAFRQEDIEKFVLSEIGKYGFDEIEAAIAANSNLIEVDSKKNQASKRFTTQSAIDRENHTIELMRQGQGRVSAIALLEEVDQFLAGKSLTTGQYQAAVQALTTTDQIMAFQGKAGVGKSYTVKAINEFAQSYGFEIRGFAPSAEAAKVLGEEAGIESRTVASLLNSKSEPSERIAESSQIWIIDEAGLLSARDAESLLEKAAVENARLILIGDTRQLSAVEAGNPFKSLQRYEMPTVHLEESLRQKVVDLKRAVDLISEGQIQQGIDQLDQAGRIQVIPDRSEKIARITQDYVGLSPDLRQRTLLLAGTNEERQALTESLREQLKAEGTLGKTASVNQLKPRDLTQIQMNFARSYSIGDKLMPLNDYQRLGLRKGSLYTIVAQDAEMLTLESSDGTRRSVDPYRIKKKAVFEERTIEVAEGDRLRWSKNDHDKNRRNGQEFLITSISGCIAQVQNRDGTIDRFDLNEPQHLDHALVATTYSSQGKSADRVFVSTSKDRSLNRESFYVAVSRAKYDLQIYASDRRYLDENAQESRAKENPLELLQGESPNEFVSRSTPAATSSAIDATPAHSAGAAVWVSPQPTAAQIQESANFHLYQRFANLKKSKSSVKRFSFSSYESSGSASDGWTTERADYVAETSTQHTACSQTGTERDCGLDQREPSGIGVDLNTLQQLRSEFAELKQVLVGHHSNGRDVHSSSNSHPDTASIQQPLDRSEPSEEKSEQESEERKNDQELSL, encoded by the coding sequence ATGCTGAGCCTGAGCAATGTCAGCCCCGAAATGGGCACAAGTTATTACGCTGGCGAGGGCTATTACACTAATGGCGAAAGTCAGCAGCGATCGCGATGGTTTGGAAAACTTGCTGCAACGTTGGATTTGAAAGGAGCGATCGATCCGAAGGTTTTTGATCGTCTGCTACATGGCTGTGCCCCATCAGGCGAAATATTGGTAGATAAAAGTAGATTGCACAAGCAACAGGAAAATGCGAAAGCAACTGGGCAGTTTGTCCCCGTCGAGCGTGGGGCGATCGACTGTACGACTAGCGCCCCAAAAAGCGTGTCGATGCAAGCTTTAGTGTTCGGTGACTCTCGATTAGAGGAAGCTCACCGCCGCGCCAACGATCGCACCATGCAAGTTCTGGAGAATCGTTGTGCCATAACACGATTAAGGAAATCTGGGGAGCGAATGGCGATCGTGACCGGAAAGCTTTTAATTGCACAGTTTGACCACGATGCCAGCCGACTGCTAGATCCAAGCCTTCATACTCACAATCTTCCGCTCAACTTGCAGGAATTAGCAGACGGACGGTGGCAGAGCTTAGAAAACGAACCTATCTTTGCAAACAAAATGTTGATGGGTCGAATCTACCGAAATGAACTGGCGCGAGAAGTTCAAGCGTTAGGCTATGAAATTGAAATCACTGACCAGACTCACGGGTTCTGGGAACTCAAAGGCTATGACTTGCTAAAACTGGAGCAGTTTAGTAAACGCGCTCAACAAATCAAGCAAGCAGCAGGTCCTAATGCCAGTAGTAGAGACAAGGAGTGGATTGCTACTCATTCCAATCGAGCGAAGAAGCAGGAGATTCCCCGCGAAGAGCTAGTTCGCCGTTGGCAGGAAGAAGCGATCGCTGTCGGAATTACTCCGGTACAACCAAAAGAATCGGCTGTTATTCAATCTGTGGCTACTGAAGCAGAAACAAAAATAGCAGTTTGCTGTGGTATTGCTCACTGTGCTGAACGCGAATCTGCTTTTCGACAGGAGGATATCGAGAAGTTTGTGCTATCAGAGATTGGTAAATATGGCTTTGATGAAATCGAAGCAGCGATCGCCGCAAACTCAAACTTGATTGAGGTTGATTCAAAGAAAAACCAGGCTAGTAAACGGTTCACAACGCAGTCAGCGATCGATCGGGAAAACCACACGATCGAGTTAATGCGGCAGGGACAAGGACGAGTCAGCGCGATCGCACTTCTCGAAGAAGTTGATCAATTTTTAGCTGGAAAGTCTTTGACGACCGGGCAATATCAAGCCGCTGTTCAAGCCCTTACAACAACAGACCAGATCATGGCGTTTCAAGGCAAAGCAGGAGTTGGTAAGTCTTATACGGTGAAAGCAATTAATGAGTTCGCGCAGTCATACGGCTTTGAAATTCGAGGGTTTGCTCCCAGCGCTGAGGCAGCTAAAGTGCTGGGTGAGGAAGCAGGGATTGAAAGCCGGACTGTTGCAAGTCTTCTTAATTCCAAGTCAGAGCCTTCTGAGAGAATAGCTGAATCTTCCCAAATCTGGATTATCGATGAGGCAGGTCTTCTCTCTGCTAGAGATGCAGAAAGCCTCCTAGAAAAAGCTGCTGTAGAAAATGCTCGTCTGATCCTAATCGGTGATACCCGTCAATTATCGGCGGTGGAAGCAGGAAATCCCTTCAAATCACTTCAGCGTTATGAAATGCCGACGGTTCATTTAGAAGAATCGCTTAGGCAAAAAGTCGTTGACTTAAAGCGAGCTGTCGATTTGATTTCGGAGGGACAAATTCAGCAGGGAATTGATCAGCTCGATCAAGCAGGGCGCATTCAGGTTATTCCCGATCGTTCTGAGAAAATTGCCCGCATTACTCAGGATTATGTCGGACTATCACCAGATCTACGTCAGCGCACCTTATTGTTGGCGGGTACGAACGAAGAACGACAGGCACTTACAGAAAGCTTGCGTGAGCAACTAAAAGCTGAAGGAACTTTGGGCAAAACCGCTTCGGTGAACCAACTCAAGCCGAGAGATTTGACGCAAATACAGATGAACTTCGCACGAAGTTATTCGATTGGCGATAAGTTGATGCCGCTCAATGACTATCAACGGCTGGGACTGAGAAAGGGCAGCCTCTACACGATCGTCGCCCAAGACGCAGAGATGCTCACGCTCGAGAGCAGCGATGGAACTCGGCGCAGCGTTGATCCTTACCGAATTAAGAAGAAAGCCGTTTTTGAAGAGCGGACGATCGAGGTTGCTGAAGGCGATCGCTTGCGATGGTCGAAGAATGACCACGACAAAAATCGACGGAACGGACAGGAGTTTCTCATTACAAGCATTTCAGGTTGTATTGCTCAAGTGCAAAACCGAGACGGCACTATCGATCGTTTCGATCTCAATGAGCCTCAACATCTCGATCACGCTCTCGTTGCTACAACCTACAGCAGTCAAGGTAAGTCGGCTGATCGCGTATTTGTTTCTACATCAAAAGACCGATCGCTCAACCGAGAAAGTTTCTACGTTGCGGTCAGTCGCGCTAAGTACGACCTTCAAATTTATGCCAGCGATCGCAGATATCTCGACGAAAACGCTCAAGAGTCCAGAGCTAAAGAAAATCCACTTGAACTACTCCAAGGAGAGAGTCCCAATGAATTTGTTTCAAGATCTACGCCAGCAGCGACAAGCAGCGCCATCGACGCTACGCCCGCCCACTCTGCTGGAGCCGCCGTCTGGGTCAGTCCCCAGCCAACCGCAGCCCAAATCCAAGAATCAGCCAACTTCCACCTCTACCAACGGTTCGCAAACCTTAAGAAATCCAAATCCAGTGTCAAGAGATTCAGTTTCTCAAGCTATGAAAGCAGCGGCAGCGCCAGCGACGGCTGGACAACTGAACGAGCTGATTATGTTGCTGAAACCTCTACCCAGCACACTGCTTGCTCTCAAACAGGGACAGAGCGAGATTGCGGTCTTGATCAGCGAGAACCATCGGGAATTGGAGTCGATCTCAACACATTGCAACAACTCCGATCAGAGTTTGCAGAACTTAAACAAGTCCTGGTTGGTCACCACTCAAACGGGCGAGACGTTCACAGTTCCTCAAATTCTCATCCAGATACTGCGAGTATCCAACAGCCTCTCGACCGATCTGAGCCAAGTGAAGAAAAATCAGAACAAGAGTCCGAAGAGCGAAAAAACGATCAAGAGCTTTCTCTTTAA
- a CDS encoding DUF4288 domain-containing protein, translated as MSSTRHYMAIVLYESSCSASDYKPLYEECWTIIEADSEEHARQKAHTHAQQAQHSYENQFAEMITVTFKQIVDVAPLLNDVVEDGAELYARFFRNYQAYCQFEPLLGGEPL; from the coding sequence ATGTCATCCACCCGCCACTACATGGCGATCGTCCTTTACGAGTCGTCCTGTTCTGCATCGGACTATAAACCGTTGTATGAGGAATGCTGGACAATTATCGAAGCTGATTCTGAGGAACACGCTCGACAAAAGGCGCACACTCACGCTCAACAAGCTCAACACAGCTATGAGAACCAATTTGCAGAGATGATAACTGTCACGTTCAAGCAGATCGTAGATGTCGCACCCTTGCTCAATGATGTCGTTGAGGATGGTGCTGAATTATATGCTCGATTCTTCCGTAACTATCAGGCATATTGCCAGTTCGAGCCGCTTCTAGGTGGTGAACCTCTTTAG
- a CDS encoding ParM/StbA family protein, translated as MFNNLATSNARSLSESVLLKRAIVVFDGGNRTLKWLDIDNRPRIIPAFIKQFEPGFDDPTPDDHSVVISAGDNHFCLGAVARDMRGTPVFQDNKCELAKKLVLAAIEPHPGSSAVVVQRLVIALPNSRNQADIAELKKVEGTHQFTRNGQRITAVVHEVKPIDETQAAYNFAMKRDLYRSKRQLNGVLDLGGGTGIGRLYSVGGSLIREADAILPGTYDLARRISARITPQLTNSPDLSQIMDGIERQDFTLGTSGFQFQKQFEICREQWLSDIRAELRSRWNQWMSEIGEVLVIGGSASLAEPLEEATKGRFKVARHSQIDRFPQLISLLGMTAG; from the coding sequence ATGTTTAACAATCTCGCTACATCTAATGCACGGTCATTGAGTGAAAGCGTTCTGCTCAAGAGAGCGATCGTCGTTTTCGATGGCGGCAACCGCACTCTCAAATGGCTCGACATCGATAACCGTCCCCGCATCATCCCCGCATTCATCAAGCAGTTTGAGCCAGGATTCGATGATCCTACCCCCGACGATCACAGCGTCGTCATCAGCGCTGGCGATAATCACTTCTGCCTGGGTGCAGTCGCCCGCGATATGCGCGGTACACCAGTTTTTCAAGACAACAAATGCGAATTGGCGAAGAAATTGGTTTTAGCCGCGATCGAACCTCATCCCGGCAGTAGCGCTGTCGTTGTTCAAAGGCTCGTCATTGCTCTTCCAAACAGCCGCAATCAAGCAGATATTGCAGAGTTGAAAAAAGTTGAAGGCACCCACCAATTCACCCGCAACGGACAACGCATTACAGCCGTCGTGCATGAAGTGAAGCCGATCGACGAAACCCAAGCCGCTTACAACTTCGCCATGAAGCGCGATTTATACCGTAGTAAACGACAACTTAACGGAGTTCTAGATCTTGGTGGCGGAACTGGAATCGGCAGACTTTATAGTGTCGGCGGTTCGCTCATTCGTGAAGCCGATGCCATTCTCCCCGGCACGTATGATCTTGCTCGTCGCATCAGCGCCCGAATCACACCCCAGCTTACCAACAGTCCTGATTTGTCCCAAATCATGGATGGCATCGAGCGGCAGGATTTTACACTCGGAACCAGCGGCTTTCAGTTTCAAAAACAGTTTGAGATTTGCCGCGAACAATGGCTTTCCGACATTCGAGCAGAATTACGAAGCCGATGGAATCAATGGATGAGCGAAATCGGCGAAGTCCTCGTCATTGGCGGCTCTGCATCTTTAGCCGAACCTTTAGAAGAAGCGACCAAAGGGCGATTTAAAGTCGCTCGACACTCACAAATCGATCGCTTTCCACAATTGATCTCTCTGCTCGGCATGACAGCAGGATAA
- a CDS encoding cell wall metabolism sensor histidine kinase WalK has product MSLSTGSLIVQPVKSLEKAIERFDREGKSSEIEAGPVPELRRLALAFDSLTERLELAGNRRYELIGALTHEIYTPLTVLTGDLEMLQQNEREPTPELYDKLLQQTAKLTRLTKDLSTLSKGELGQLSINRRSFSMRSLLQNVQEELTFNPLKSSCQIRLDCPANLPNAFADPDRVGQILTNLISNAIRYAPGGTISVRAWTNANYLWIAVADDGIGIAPDEINHVFDAFWRSNRARHLAPEGRGIGLSLVQQLVRLQGGQIDVESELGKGSTFRFSIPLA; this is encoded by the coding sequence ATGAGTCTCTCAACAGGAAGCCTGATTGTACAACCAGTGAAATCCTTAGAAAAAGCAATAGAAAGGTTCGATAGGGAGGGAAAAAGTTCAGAGATCGAAGCAGGACCAGTTCCCGAACTAAGGCGATTGGCATTAGCATTTGATTCGCTTACAGAGAGATTGGAATTAGCAGGGAACCGCCGTTATGAATTGATCGGTGCTTTAACACACGAAATTTATACGCCACTCACTGTGTTAACAGGCGATCTAGAGATGCTCCAGCAAAACGAGCGCGAACCAACCCCAGAACTTTACGACAAACTGCTTCAGCAGACAGCAAAATTGACTCGATTGACAAAGGATTTATCAACACTGTCAAAGGGAGAACTCGGTCAACTGTCAATCAATCGTCGATCGTTTTCTATGAGATCGCTGTTGCAAAACGTTCAAGAAGAACTCACGTTCAATCCACTTAAGTCATCCTGCCAAATTCGATTAGACTGTCCAGCGAACCTACCCAACGCATTTGCTGACCCAGATCGAGTAGGGCAAATTTTGACAAATTTGATTAGCAACGCAATTCGCTATGCGCCAGGAGGAACAATCAGCGTTCGAGCTTGGACAAACGCTAATTACTTATGGATTGCGGTTGCGGATGATGGAATTGGTATTGCACCAGATGAGATAAATCACGTATTTGATGCTTTTTGGCGATCAAATCGCGCTCGTCATCTTGCTCCTGAAGGTCGTGGAATCGGACTCTCGCTTGTTCAACAATTAGTTAGATTGCAGGGCGGACAAATTGACGTAGAGAGTGAACTTGGCAAAGGAAGTACGTTTCGCTTTTCTATTCCTTTGGCGTAG